GGTTGGTTTTAGGACAGAGGCATGACTTTCACGAGCCATTGGTGTGTGATGAGCTTGTATAAGCAAGTgttgttgatttttcttttggtaatttacttgaaattttctGCTAAATCTTTGTATGAACTTCAAGACAAGTAATACAGCTCTTTTTTTACGGTTCATTTATATTATATCGCTGCTCTCATGCAATGCATCAAATTGTGTATACCTACATATTACTTGTACATGCCTTGCCTCTGTACCTGTTCCTCTTTCTATTGCTTTAGCTTATGATGAATTTTGTTCAAGCTAACTATAAGATTATAGACTGCATTGTCTTGTGCAGGAGAGTTTTCTTTTGATATTTATGCGGTCAAACAAAGCCAATCTCTACTTTTAGCTGGCTTATGCTTCTCTTTTTGTTTCCCTTTTTTGTCAGTCTTTGAGTTCAATCGGAAATCTTTATTGTCTTGACTCAAAATCTTGAATTGGGCCAAGCTCCATTTCGTAGCTTGAAAAGGAATCATTTTTAGTTGCAGTTCAGATTGGTACTGCCCAGATTGGTCATTTAAAGTCTGTCCATCATTTAAGAATGTTTGGTGCTGATATGGCAACACTCGAAGAAAagtttgctttttaattctagTGACCAAACTCCTGAACGCAATCCAGAAAATCTGGGGATCGATCGGATTCAATTATGCGGACCTTTCATTTATTGAGTTGGAGATAATTCAAGAACAAGCTGGATCCTACAAAGCTATAGAATCAAATGGACTGTTGTTGCAAGGATTAACTCTAATGCATGGACCAAGTAAGTAATCCTCAATGATTTTCCTTGCCATTCCTCTACATAGCCAGGGGAAATATTGGTTTTTGTGTGAGAGTAGGAAGGGTGCTGTGTATAAACAGGTTGGACCAACTTGAGCAGTCTGAAACCAACAGCCCGAAAACAACTGTCGAAAAATAATGGTAAATGAACAACTATTCTTGCTAAATCCCAGAACTCAGTAAAAGAAAGGAATCAGCTCATGGAGAGAGAAGATTAACTTGATTTGGGGACTACATAAATATGTCGATGTCACTGAGAAAAGTTCCTCAAAAGCATAATGCTACTCAATCATTTTCTCCTAcaagaattacaaaaacaataataaataacaaacaaataaaaaatagtagaaaaacataataaacttcACAAAGTCTGATTCTCTGTGCCTTTTTATGTACATTGCCATGTTTTGGGCCCCATAGACCTTGTGTATGATGGGCCATATATGTTTATCACCAATTTATACTTCCAGATCCGGTGGAGAAGGACCATGAGGACCCAAAGGTCTAAGACAATTTATACTTGTtagaaatattatcaaaataattatatattataataataataataataataataatagtttgATATCGTACACCTTGTTTGGAACAGGGTTTATAGTAGTGTGGCAATATAGTGTTGTGTTGCcctgaaaattttcatccctaGCATTATTAGAGCAAATATCTGCTAAAAACACTTGCATGTTGCATCCCAAATAGACTTCATCTGTAGTCGGCATTGTATCGATGTGCATGTAACATTTTGTAGACAAGTTCATCGTATCCCTTCCAAAATTAGCTTGCTTCTTTATGCCCTGTTTTGGACATTGCCCTGTTTTAGACCATCACTAATTTGCTTTCGGACCCAATCGATCACGTTAAAAGAACATTGAAACTCACAAAAATCTATCATTGTAAAGTTCGCTATTTTGGTTTCGGCCGGACCGAATGGATAACGTTAAAAGAGCATTATTggaagtcaaaaaaaaaaaaaaagttatgtcAATGTAGGTCAATGTAGGTGGACCTGCTCCAACATCTTTTTGGGCATGCCAATAATGCAGGTTCCTCATGTTTCTCGCACTGATGATCAGTTGATTGATATCTCTGAAGACGGTTTTGTAAGTTTTATTTAGTAATCTTTATCAACCAATTTTTGGCAATGCTGTCATGTAGTAACAAGCAATCAATTGGTAATAGCGATTTTAGTGTTGTCAACCAGATTAAGACTTGTTGTCGGGTAGGTGAGTCTTTTAATGGATAATGGAGACACCAAGGATGATCTGAGGCTTCCCACTGATGACAATCTGCTCGGCAAGGTATCTCACTGAGAAGGGTTTTGTTAACCTTGCAAACTGATTGTTCATCAAAAGCTTAGGAGTCCAGACCTTGGATAGATTCTCTGTTCTTGTGTCTGTATAGactaatatttatcttttttttcctgTGAATAGATTAAAGATGGGTTTGGTGAAGGAAAGGACCTCGTGCTGAGCGTTATGTCTGCAATGGGGGAGGAGCAGATCTGTGCCCTTAAGGACATTGGCCCAAAAAACTGAATATGATGCTGTGGCAGTAGCTAGGGTTGATGTCAAAAGAAGCCCTTGCTTTTAGATCTGAGAGGGAAGCTATCTACTGGTGTTACAATAACTCTCGATTAGATGCAATCTAGTattgtaaaaaaagaaaattcagcACTCATCTGTGTGCTTAGAATCCTATCAGGCTTGTGAATGGGGGGAATTAGAAATGTGGGGCTGCTTATACCTCAGTGAAGGGAACTTAAGTTTACAGCAGGatggaatttatataaatataactatTCTGCCATGTTCTTGTTTCTGCTTTAGCTTTGCCCTTCTTGGGGGTTGtggttcctttcttttttcttttacagaATTTTAGGATTAAGGCTTTCACTCATTGGAAATTCTTAAAAGAAATTCCGGATTTTTCAAGCACCTCAATTATTGTCAGGGTGTAAAAGAGTGTAAAAGTTTAGTTGAGGTGCATGATTCCGTTGGATCCCTAGATAATCTTTCTAAGTTGAGTTTTGAGGGATGCACTAACCTTAGAATATTTTCCTGAAATCGAGTGTAAAATGGAATAATTACGTTGCTGAGTGGCACTGCAGTAGAACCACTTTTATCCATTGGGAATCTCGTTGGACTTGAAGATTTATATCTATGGGACTGGAATATTGACTGTCAATCATCCCCATTCTTCACTCAACATTTATGCCCGCTTCGTCTTGGTTTTTGTCCAGATCTCGTGAAGAAGATGGGGGATGATGGACAGTCGATATTGAGTGAGGACTAGATCTCATCGAGTGAAAACAACTCCATGAATTGGAGCCTCCATCGAATTCAATCACTGCATTGCAAGTGATGAATCTTCTAATTTGTTCCCAAACAGAATCTAATTTCTCTACCATGTTTACCTTCTTGTTCACTTTGATAGTTCAGATCTATCAGGACTGAAATTGTTAGCCTTTCCACGAGCATCAAAGGAATGGTTAGCCTAACTTATATTTCCTTGAGAGGTTGTCACAAACTCGAAGAAATATTAGAACTGCCACCAAATATAACAAATGTCAAATGTTGAAGGATGCAAGTCATTAGAAAGATTTGCAAAAGTATAACAACTACATAATAAAAGCTTCCTAGTTCCAGGAACATGCAATCGACATAAGGAGTTAGCAACTACATAATAGAAGACTTCATGGCAATCTCTGCCCCAAGCaattacataaataataaactCTCCAGAATTATGATTGGGATCCATGATCTTAGAGGCACTTTGGGAATTGGGATGTATTTTTCTTTGCTTCATCTCATCTTCAGCATTATTGCTCCACATTATCATTAAGGGCAGCACTGATCTCATGGATTGATCATTGATATgcaaaatgcatatttatagtAATGTCTCTATATTTTGTGCtgctttttatataaattcagCATTCAACATCAACCTAACCTTTTTGTATGTTGTGCCAATACTTACCATAAAAGTGcacttaggcctcgtttggatatACAAATCTCTCAAactatcttatttcaatatcaaaatatcattcaaacgtaaatacttttcaattctaaatcttttactttttcacctagttattatctaatcattacaacttttttaaatttctacacaaaacacaaaaaactattcaactttttcaaatcacaaaacaaaaatagtattgaaaacttattttcttactctcttttaactttataatatttttattcaacattttctttctcatttttcaaaatctcataaaacattttaactcaaactatttacaaaatatctcattATTACTCATagatttcttatctcatctcatcgcaAAATTAGGTAAGTAAGGCCGTACTAagctaaattattatttttttgaaagggtACCAAGCTAAATTAAAACAATGTGGTAcatccagaaaaaaaaaatagtgatatatatatatatatatttacgtacaactttgttgtaaaaactatGGTATCATGTTTGGCAGACAATAGGGCGATCTTTTAGTTGTGGGATATGTGGATGCAGACTGCGTAGGGGACTTGGATGACAGGAGGTCTACCACAGGTTATGTATTCAGTGTTGTGGACGGGCCTATTTGTTGGACGTCTATGGTTCAGTCTCTAGTTATACTATCTACTACTGAGTTAGAGTATATGGTAGTGGCGTGGCTGAGACTGCCAAGGAAGTTTTGTGGCTTATAGGGTTGGTCAAGGAGCTAGGTATTCAGCAAGGTGGAGTCCAGTTGCATTGTGATAATCAGAGTGCCATTTATTTGGCAAAGAACGAGATATATCATGCGAGAACTAAGCACATAGATGTGAAGTTTCACATGATCAGGGAATTGGTTTCTTTTAATGAACTTTTGCTTGTGAAAGTTCACACTTATGAGAATGCAGTAGACATGTTGACAAAGCTTGTTACCACAGATAAGTTCAAACATTGCTTGCACTTGATTAATGTCTCCAAGTGCTAGATGGGAGACGTCCCAACCTATTGTTACAGATGGAGTCCCAGGAtatgctttcttttctcttaAGGGGTGGATACTCGCCAAGGTGGAAATTGTTGAAATATATAGATCATACAGTGAAAGTAGGCAGATGCCGGAGCAAGTAGAGTGTAGCGTAGTGGAGCAAcattaaatatgtaatttttgtatttttgtatctGGCGTCTGCCTACTTTAACTGTATGAGCCATATATTTCAACAAACTTTATGTacaatattatatgtatgtattaagTATCCACGctcattttatcaatttttaattttataattcgaATTCCAAAATCTTCATAATTTACACGTATATGATTATGCGtgtaaaattaaaagtataaatagtattttcaggaaaaaaaaagaaaagaaaaacaaaccaaagCCCCCAAGAAAGGTAAAACAGAGACAAGAATATGGCAGAattgttatatttatataaattgccTCCTGCTGTATACCTAAGTTTGAAGGGTAAGCGTTTATAAGCCCCATTCAGAAGCTAGCCTGATAGGATTTTAAGCACAGAGATGATGCACggtgatttttcttcttttaaaatgCTAGATTACACCAGTAGATAACTTCATTCTCAGATCATCTACAAGCAAGGACTTCTTTTGACATCAGCCATGGCTACTGTGACAgcatgatcatatatatttaagtttTGAGGCCAACGCCCTTTCCTTTGATGTGATAAATCTTCAATGCTACCACGTCAAGAAATCCCATTAGTCTAAAGTTCACACAGAAAAGTCATTAGAACAATCCTAATGGGTATTCAATATGGAAGTTTGTTTTATGTGGAAGGACTTGATCAGTTCAAAACCGTGTAAATGCTTGGGTATTGCAATTTGGCTTAATTACCAAGAAACTTCCCACGCGACTTCATTTAAATTTGTACGTActtgaagaaaataattaaaacaaggTTGGGTATTGACGAAGAACTTTCTCAAAAGAAATAAGATGCCATAAGAAGTCAAGTTTGGGGGCGAAGGGCCAAATTATTGAAAACAAAATGGGAGGCATAACACTAGTTAAGCGGTTATTTATTCGAAATTAATTACTAAAtccaaataaattaatcaaCCGGTCAAATGAATGGAGTGGTAATAGGCTTTAGGAAATTAATCAACGATTTAGGAAATTAAAGAAATCCGGCCTAGCCTTTAGGTAGTCAACAATATTTGCATTCCAAtataattaaggaaaaaaagaaagtgtaATGGTTGCCAGAAGTATTTACGGCAAAATAATGACTTTTTGCGGCGAATATATGTCACAGGAAATTGCGAAATATTCTCTCACTCATTACAATAGCCGGGAAAAGTTTTTCTTGGCTCAAAATTAGTGGCGAATTTCGGGCAATAATTTTTAGCCAGAAATACTTATTTGCGGCGAAAAATTGACTATTGGCTTTTAAccttatttgttgtagtgtataaGTATATGAAATTTCGTCCATCAATTAACTTTTGAATGAGAGttggaaaaataattaagaaaagggtgggaattgtttattatttggatCATATAAAGAATATACAAGATTTGGACTATTgacgaggaaaaaaaaaagaaaaaacagctTTAAATAAGATATAAAGACGCACAAATACTATCAAATTATACTTTTTAGATTTAAGGGAGGGACAAATCAAcaatgggaaaaagaaatagttaaaaaatagtacattaaaattaaatacatacaaaataatgaaaatgtaaGTTTGATAATGGCACAAGGTCACGACAATGCACaatctaatattaaaatattcagatttaaggaaggaaaaaaaatcaaattgtgACGCCCCAACTCTCACGTACTGACACGTGGAATCGAGGCATCCGGGATAAtgataacacgggtcacacattcCATCGCTAAGTGACGAGTGTGTGCGCAAGcgaaagtgtacaacaaaaataacgCAGCAGAATAATAAAGTCAGTcgactaagtatcagaatttgtttaaatacaaactcgcttaaaaacaagcgtactaaaaatattacaaataactagtaaaaatataatacaaatcaaAAGTAATAACAAAAATCGAGAAACAAATCACAACTCACAAGAgagtgatccccgatcactcctCTAGTGAAGCCACATCTTCGGGCTCAACCTCCCCAACATTTACATTAGAAACTACAGTACCAAAGACGTATCACATTTAAGTAACAATCCAAACaacctcaagataaaaatacatttatgcaataaccaaatgcatgaacatgatatcATATGCATATGTCCCGAAAACcacattttccacgcacgccaaaatctcattttggctcaaaaaatccaatcttactatttttccagaaaatggcccattaaccaaaccatcagaacactgtaggtgggaattaCAGGCAAGACTctatcaccatccctacacgtgcactgtaggcgggaatcacaggcgagactctaccattgtccctgcttaccaccatccctacagtgaCTCTCTATCAAACCGTTCAATCAGATCATttcaaacacatctaaaatcCTTTCTCGTATAAAACCCAATTTCCAAATatgcacatgaacatgcatgcaattatacgaaaactcagttttccttTTCCAACACAtttacatgcatgcaccatgcaatgctaATGACAAGACAAATTATCCAATAAACCCAACATTATCCAATcataaataactccatcctTAAATCCATttgacccccgactcctcgaaTTTAGTCCGGCACAACCAACTAAATCACAATGtattgttaaagcaaaaatatatttaaatcttaaaggaagtttgaaaaatatttatagtgctttaaaagaatttttggAGGATCAATGAGCTGCTAAAGGTGgcagaaaagcaacgtaacactACAAAATGCACTGTGACCATGGGtcacaaaatacccactttGAATGGGAACAAAgtaagacttggaattgatagggaatggcttagatGTGGtagtgaagctagtggaagtgatgATTGGCCATGAGTAGCGGtgaaaacggcggtggaagtcaAAAATGGCCAAAACAGAGTAGAAGGGAGGAGCTGAAAACGGGTGGGGGAGCTTGCCGACCGGAGGGGAAGAGAAAGAGCCGGGCGGTAAGGGTCACACCGGTGAGCGGTGGAGGGCTGGAGTAGAAGAAGGAAACGCGTGGAGAGGGAGAGATGGATGTcttgcgcggggagagagatgAGGaggggagaaaagaaaaagaagaagaaaaaataaagaaaaagaaaaaggaagagaaagaaatgaggtccaatcctcacaacTTGGGTCATTAAACTGATCTAgcgaaaattattttcaaaacagcaagttaaataaaataattcaaatgcagtgattaaataaaatataataataaaatctaaaaacacaataaattttaaagcccaaaaataactaatttaaattaaaaagaaattagaaaatatataataataaatagcaagAAAGCACGTTAAAGTAATTTCACCACttaaaactcataaaataatattgcaacaatcacgtttaatttaaaataagaaaatcactaattataataatttaaataaaattactcaataaaaatatacgtaaaatggggatatcacatcctcccccctttaaaatcaatttcgtcctcgaaatttgtgaagTCAAACATCAGTGCCAAGCAGGATAGAAGTTACAACTCAGAACACTTGAGAAAACATACCATCAACTATTCCCATACAAGCATGAGTAATGCCCTCCCAAATTTACTCCTATAGGCGATTCCATCATACTTGCATTAGTCTCCCAGTGACCATCACGTCTAGTACTCCAAGGGCAACCATATAATCCGAAATCTCTATTTCCACAAGAACCTTAATACAACACCTAGTAAAttccattaattattattttcctacAATACAGTACTAACCTCAATCAACTCCTATGCTATAACCTATAAACATTCATTGTATTCCacctttggtaacctaatagccacttcaaagtaaaccatcaataagcataaattgcacaaccaaatgattaatctcctattaaaacttcgaatcaccactaatttttcaaaatcagcacaaaatttgaatacttaattatctccaaaaaatCACACTTTCGTGCGCACTCTGATGACtcgccaaaatgcaaaaagacta
This is a stretch of genomic DNA from Carya illinoinensis cultivar Pawnee chromosome 15, C.illinoinensisPawnee_v1, whole genome shotgun sequence. It encodes these proteins:
- the LOC122297373 gene encoding eukaryotic translation initiation factor 5A-2-like; amino-acid sequence: MDQVPHVSRTDDQLIDISEDGFVSLLMDNGDTKDDLRLPTDDNLLGKIKDGFGEGKDLVLSVMSAMGEEQICALKDIGPKN